The Natrinema salaciae genome includes a window with the following:
- a CDS encoding AAA family ATPase: MPFSTNDDQRSFVTRLDHSVAGLQGPPGTGKTTYASTPAILSRVSAFAREGRDFAGVVSAHSNNAVDEIADAVGTAVSNLADRGVCDDLTLVRIRSSESDRSLPENVIDLQYYDDREQWRELYENTMGEEKSEDGEQVLVFATPVTLRNAMNAVADLIDDEAETAEDLFESGGARRFDFALIDEASMLDLPLLFLLGAFLRESRQLLLVGDHRQMQPIQQHDWVSEDRETIEAHTPAVSALDFLRFLRGTAEDTLAHLEREAPDWSDPDDVLPMDRLTTTYRLPQSVAEMETDLFYHKDGIELTSEASAELMPDVRDSSMPEWMHAALDPEARVTLLLHDDDEFTKDSPLEAYLAEQLLDSLPTVSADEEPSSEEVTAGVVVPFRLMRRRLSDELNAPVDTVERFQGDEKDVMVLSMTAGNQGYVNTVSEFLLDANRFNVGASRMKRKLFIVASKSLFRAVSPDVEEYENQKAWKQLYRALGVGERDADANLTVTHQDASELTPGRSVSVEIYNGYRDE, translated from the coding sequence ATGCCGTTCTCGACTAACGACGACCAGCGATCGTTTGTGACGCGGCTCGATCACTCGGTTGCAGGGCTCCAAGGGCCGCCGGGAACGGGAAAGACGACTTACGCGTCGACGCCGGCGATTCTCTCACGCGTTTCGGCCTTCGCTCGCGAGGGACGCGACTTCGCAGGCGTGGTTTCAGCGCACTCGAACAACGCCGTGGACGAAATCGCGGATGCGGTCGGAACCGCGGTGAGCAATCTCGCCGACCGAGGCGTTTGCGATGATCTGACGCTGGTTCGAATCCGCTCTTCGGAAAGCGATCGCTCGCTCCCCGAGAACGTGATCGATCTGCAGTACTACGACGATCGTGAGCAGTGGCGTGAACTCTACGAGAACACGATGGGTGAGGAGAAGTCGGAAGACGGTGAACAAGTCCTCGTATTCGCGACGCCGGTCACGCTCCGCAACGCGATGAACGCGGTCGCGGACCTGATTGACGACGAGGCAGAAACTGCTGAAGACTTATTCGAGTCTGGCGGCGCTCGCCGCTTTGACTTCGCGTTGATTGACGAGGCGAGTATGCTCGACCTTCCACTGCTGTTCCTCCTCGGTGCGTTTCTTCGCGAGAGTCGGCAGCTGCTGCTCGTTGGCGATCACCGGCAGATGCAGCCGATCCAACAGCACGACTGGGTATCTGAGGATCGCGAAACGATCGAAGCGCACACCCCTGCAGTGTCGGCGCTCGATTTCCTCCGATTCTTGCGCGGAACTGCCGAAGACACGCTGGCTCACCTTGAGCGAGAAGCCCCCGACTGGTCTGACCCAGACGACGTGCTGCCGATGGATCGGCTGACAACCACTTACCGACTGCCGCAGTCGGTCGCGGAGATGGAAACTGATCTGTTCTACCACAAAGACGGGATCGAACTCACCTCTGAAGCGTCGGCCGAACTGATGCCGGATGTCCGCGACTCGTCGATGCCCGAGTGGATGCACGCTGCGCTCGACCCTGAGGCCAGAGTAACGCTGTTGCTACACGACGACGACGAATTCACGAAGGACAGTCCACTCGAGGCGTATCTCGCCGAGCAGCTTCTCGACTCATTGCCGACGGTGTCAGCTGATGAAGAGCCGTCCAGCGAGGAAGTGACCGCAGGCGTCGTCGTCCCGTTCCGGCTGATGCGCCGACGCCTGAGTGACGAACTAAACGCGCCTGTAGACACGGTCGAGCGATTCCAAGGCGACGAAAAAGATGTGATGGTGCTGTCGATGACAGCAGGCAACCAGGGGTACGTCAATACGGTTTCGGAGTTCTTGCTCGATGCAAATCGCTTCAACGTCGGTGCCTCACGGATGAAGCGCAAACTGTTCATCGTCGCCTCGAAATCCCTGTTCCGCGCAGTGAGCCCCGACGTCGAGGAGTACGAAAACCAGAAGGCGTGGAAGCAGCTGTATCGGGCACTTGGGGTCGGTGAACGCGATGCAGATGCGAACCTGACGGTCACTCATCAAGACGCTTCGGAGCTGACACCGGGACGATCCGTCTCTGTGGAAATATACAATGGGTATCGCGATGAGTGA
- a CDS encoding DUF5591 domain-containing protein, translating into MAEFRVEEKGEDGYGRLGELCVPHGPVSTPALFPVINFIGGTTEKSGGIWRRIRDNLIDGAHLDGIMFQAMSFTDYGVSPKNLNDFWRSETFHERFADLDAPVFIDSGGFKLMNSNTFGQAPVEGGAKNEWGLYTTPKSILGLQIDFGADIIATLDYPIPPKLNEEEKVERMERSIDSAVECLKIIEEPDTLSEGFPKNEAAAERLKQQKRDGDEPGVYVALHGHDYETVNWYVGTFLERIEEANVEQSFEGFAIGSLVPLRSSIDVLIDIVQGATDAIPSSRADEIGIHVFGVGGKQVSLLSLLGVDTFDCSTHVQTATYAKYTLPDTWETVHINDLEPYLNDGDFPCMLDHCTLCGPESGVDYNTLVEELNMDLSYDERQERKDNGDPIKSDYYAALARHNFEVYNSELQRVRDQIQQGTLLEYVIDFARDNPDIKKGLKQAQLRDKKLRRDLEEKEAYDLVAGPELTSDQTKLSKWGGGVDESTETRSISLKYNPSSFNILTQRYEPPADKRVLLLVPCSQKKPYSESRTHSVLETKLEDKRDLIHKVTLSGMYGPVPEEKEREDPVLGYEYMLTGEDTEQINLVTERLQTYLETYGDHYDEIVAYVASAEYRDVIETALEESDVGASDEIVFPRNPKSLQLTEHFRNTNIQELLDYLDSII; encoded by the coding sequence ATGGCGGAGTTCCGAGTTGAGGAGAAAGGTGAAGATGGATATGGTCGCCTCGGTGAGCTCTGCGTTCCACATGGACCCGTTTCTACACCAGCTCTCTTTCCTGTCATAAATTTCATCGGAGGTACCACAGAGAAGTCCGGTGGAATCTGGCGTCGCATACGAGATAACCTCATTGATGGGGCGCATTTAGACGGGATTATGTTCCAGGCAATGAGCTTCACGGACTATGGTGTTTCTCCGAAAAATCTAAACGACTTTTGGCGATCTGAAACATTCCACGAGCGTTTTGCCGATCTCGACGCCCCTGTCTTCATCGATTCGGGCGGATTCAAACTGATGAATTCGAATACGTTTGGCCAAGCACCAGTCGAGGGTGGGGCCAAAAATGAGTGGGGGCTATACACTACCCCAAAGAGTATTCTTGGCCTTCAGATTGATTTTGGAGCTGATATCATCGCAACACTCGACTACCCTATTCCTCCGAAGCTGAACGAAGAGGAGAAGGTCGAACGGATGGAGCGTAGTATCGATAGTGCAGTTGAGTGTCTCAAGATTATCGAGGAACCTGATACGCTTAGTGAGGGATTCCCGAAAAATGAGGCTGCAGCTGAGCGGCTGAAGCAACAAAAGCGAGACGGTGACGAACCGGGTGTTTACGTAGCGCTCCATGGACACGATTATGAAACAGTAAACTGGTACGTCGGTACGTTCCTTGAACGAATTGAAGAGGCAAATGTAGAGCAATCCTTTGAAGGGTTCGCCATCGGTTCACTCGTTCCACTTCGAAGTAGCATCGACGTTCTCATTGATATCGTACAGGGAGCAACCGATGCGATACCGTCCTCTCGAGCAGACGAAATCGGAATTCACGTTTTTGGTGTTGGCGGGAAACAAGTGTCACTCCTATCCTTACTCGGTGTCGACACCTTCGACTGCTCAACCCACGTTCAGACTGCAACCTATGCAAAGTATACTCTCCCAGATACGTGGGAGACAGTTCATATCAACGATCTCGAGCCGTATCTGAATGACGGTGACTTCCCATGTATGCTCGATCACTGTACGCTATGTGGTCCAGAGAGTGGAGTTGACTACAACACACTCGTCGAGGAGCTTAATATGGATCTCAGCTATGATGAGCGTCAAGAGCGTAAGGACAACGGTGACCCAATCAAGAGCGACTACTATGCAGCGCTTGCGAGACATAACTTCGAGGTCTATAACTCCGAACTTCAGCGAGTGCGTGATCAGATCCAACAAGGTACACTTCTCGAGTACGTCATCGACTTTGCCCGGGACAACCCGGATATCAAGAAGGGACTGAAGCAGGCACAGCTTCGGGATAAGAAACTCCGTCGTGATCTCGAAGAGAAGGAAGCATATGATCTAGTTGCAGGGCCAGAGCTGACGAGTGATCAAACGAAACTTTCGAAATGGGGCGGTGGCGTCGATGAAAGCACCGAAACCCGGAGTATTTCGTTGAAGTACAATCCGAGCAGTTTCAATATCCTCACCCAGCGGTATGAGCCACCTGCTGATAAGCGGGTGCTGCTGCTCGTTCCGTGTAGCCAAAAAAAGCCCTACTCGGAATCCCGAACCCACTCGGTTCTCGAGACAAAACTCGAGGACAAACGCGATCTGATTCACAAAGTGACTCTTTCGGGGATGTACGGTCCCGTTCCTGAAGAGAAAGAGCGGGAGGATCCGGTTCTCGGCTATGAGTATATGCTTACCGGTGAAGACACTGAGCAAATAAATTTGGTCACAGAACGTCTACAGACGTATCTGGAAACCTACGGTGATCACTATGACGAGATCGTAGCATACGTCGCTAGTGCAGAATATCGTGATGTTATCGAAACAGCCCTCGAAGAGTCTGATGTTGGGGCGAGCGATGAAATCGTCTTTCCTCGAAATCCAAAGTCACTCCAGCTTACCGAACATTTTCGTAATACTAACATTCAAGAGTTACTCGATTACTTGGACTCCATCATCTGA
- a CDS encoding site-specific integrase: MVTDDPNGRSARLDAPTNRQYRLMKIDTNRHVDPEYREECMFVLVTMGELGLRAGEVAHMRREWVDESNKSIQIPRFDECDHGESGGVCGYCTAQAKLSVENNGIPLEEALENRWEPKIEASARTIPYHWSDEIVRIYDRFFIDRDRFDLSRVAVNRRVNRIARATDVIDEDDIYPHALRAHAAIHHVNNGLRAFPLAKFMGWDGPSGALPYIKLASKDVKSAFDQAYKNDPFT, encoded by the coding sequence ATGGTAACTGATGACCCGAATGGGCGATCCGCTCGATTGGACGCACCAACTAATCGGCAGTATCGGTTGATGAAGATCGATACGAACAGACACGTTGATCCGGAGTACCGGGAAGAGTGTATGTTCGTTCTCGTAACGATGGGGGAACTAGGGCTCAGAGCGGGCGAAGTAGCGCATATGCGCCGTGAATGGGTAGATGAATCGAACAAGTCGATCCAAATACCCCGATTCGACGAGTGCGATCACGGTGAATCGGGCGGAGTTTGTGGATACTGCACTGCTCAAGCGAAACTCTCCGTCGAGAATAATGGGATTCCGCTGGAAGAGGCACTGGAAAACAGGTGGGAACCCAAAATTGAGGCTTCTGCGAGAACGATTCCCTATCACTGGTCAGATGAGATTGTCCGGATATACGACCGATTCTTCATCGATCGTGACCGGTTCGATCTGTCTCGTGTCGCAGTGAACCGTCGGGTTAATCGAATCGCACGGGCTACGGATGTCATCGACGAGGACGATATTTATCCCCATGCTCTCCGCGCTCACGCAGCGATACATCACGTCAATAATGGTCTTCGAGCCTTCCCTCTTGCAAAATTCATGGGGTGGGATGGACCCAGTGGGGCACTGCCATATATCAAGCTCGCCTCGAAGGATGTGAAATCTGCTTTCGATCAGGCCTATAAGAACGATCCATTCACGTGA
- a CDS encoding helix-turn-helix transcriptional regulator has product MTRKSDRDELEEAADETFDLLDAGRPVSSVDDEIESSIEQETPTAGGDEVDGGTELEFDKDRDVDETEARSACRFCQSEFRTVVAERRHHSEDRCEEGSPKFRPDGCPLIDPQVHELRANFLFEPLKEDLRRGQDGMAPYFAVVSQWDRCMMDETGQDDVGAFDAAGDTWILNHEDNKISYRDEDAKIKTRSGDSGDSYNEYVIGVVAADDVGEKKVTFQFRPSLPNAKHCETDERIQSMPKNLPLGIRVEAQSSNLEMEEVLEVLRTLMDELDIDTRYFKDECIHDYSRVWGLGLYVRIQRELSEERFVDTNGVMDRLAQFSSVRRGRGEYKWDNEKIIGHRHAVAMNETSLEKLYGDHTVGKLLKSYLPKQPEKHSSGSSMYHPKIEVQFNTGHSDYLDGSAVPYKSDDEFDYQNLKRELDEYLVFSLNAADLPLHADPDVYVSDAYWDADESERSIPVHSDPTEELRETEEDLTRAQLAREDLTSTDRAVVKALADGGQMHYEQLVDETDTSSSSVYRAIEKWGGLVEKVGRGTYDLADEVVRDKIEDVFAALEDVTEWVENGIDAIVEGNDEIADDSPLAKWARRHGAVLDEHYDGFDVELTGSYSKYELQKLLRSGLQAARDTGAKTAARFIDASFTYQMNGNRRPDQEPFHYVGDRLFCLGNAAE; this is encoded by the coding sequence CGACGAGACGTTCGACTTACTCGATGCTGGTCGGCCCGTCAGCAGTGTAGACGACGAGATCGAGAGTTCGATCGAGCAAGAGACGCCGACCGCTGGCGGTGACGAGGTAGACGGTGGCACCGAACTCGAGTTCGACAAAGATCGCGACGTCGACGAAACGGAGGCTCGATCCGCGTGTCGGTTCTGCCAGAGCGAGTTTCGGACCGTCGTCGCCGAACGTCGACATCACTCGGAGGACCGCTGTGAGGAAGGTTCACCGAAGTTCCGACCTGACGGGTGTCCGCTGATCGATCCACAAGTCCACGAGCTCCGAGCGAACTTCCTCTTCGAGCCCCTCAAGGAGGATCTCCGCCGGGGACAGGACGGGATGGCGCCGTACTTCGCCGTTGTCAGCCAGTGGGACCGCTGTATGATGGACGAGACCGGGCAAGACGACGTTGGCGCGTTCGACGCTGCCGGCGATACCTGGATCCTCAACCACGAGGACAACAAGATCAGCTATCGCGACGAGGATGCGAAGATCAAGACACGGTCTGGCGACTCTGGGGACTCGTACAACGAGTACGTGATCGGTGTCGTCGCTGCTGACGACGTCGGCGAAAAGAAGGTCACCTTCCAGTTTCGCCCGTCGCTGCCGAACGCAAAACACTGTGAGACCGACGAGCGGATTCAATCGATGCCGAAAAATCTCCCGCTCGGGATCCGCGTCGAAGCGCAGTCGAGCAACCTCGAAATGGAGGAGGTCCTCGAGGTCCTCCGTACGCTGATGGACGAACTTGACATCGACACACGGTACTTCAAAGACGAGTGCATTCACGACTACTCCCGCGTCTGGGGTCTCGGGTTGTACGTACGGATCCAGCGTGAACTCTCCGAAGAGCGCTTCGTCGATACGAACGGCGTGATGGATCGGCTCGCGCAGTTTTCGAGTGTTCGGCGCGGTCGCGGCGAGTACAAGTGGGACAACGAGAAGATCATCGGTCACCGCCACGCTGTCGCGATGAACGAGACCTCGCTCGAGAAGCTCTACGGCGATCACACCGTCGGGAAACTGCTGAAGAGTTACCTCCCGAAGCAGCCAGAGAAGCATTCGTCGGGCTCGTCGATGTACCATCCGAAGATCGAGGTTCAGTTCAATACCGGTCACAGCGACTACTTGGACGGGAGCGCTGTCCCGTACAAGTCCGACGACGAGTTCGACTATCAGAACCTGAAGCGTGAGCTCGACGAGTACCTCGTGTTCTCGCTGAACGCTGCTGACCTTCCGTTGCACGCCGATCCCGATGTCTACGTCTCCGATGCGTACTGGGACGCCGACGAGAGTGAGCGAAGCATACCGGTTCACTCGGATCCGACCGAGGAGCTCCGCGAGACTGAGGAAGACCTCACGCGTGCACAACTCGCACGCGAGGATCTAACATCGACTGATCGAGCCGTCGTGAAGGCCCTGGCCGACGGTGGGCAGATGCACTACGAGCAGCTCGTCGACGAGACGGACACCTCGAGCAGCAGCGTGTACCGCGCAATCGAGAAATGGGGTGGCCTCGTCGAGAAGGTCGGCCGTGGAACCTACGACTTAGCCGACGAGGTCGTCCGGGACAAGATTGAGGACGTCTTTGCCGCCCTCGAAGACGTCACCGAGTGGGTCGAGAATGGAATCGACGCGATTGTCGAGGGCAACGACGAGATCGCCGACGACTCTCCGCTTGCGAAGTGGGCCCGCCGACACGGCGCCGTCTTGGACGAGCACTACGATGGATTCGATGTCGAGTTGACCGGCAGCTACTCGAAGTACGAGTTGCAGAAGTTGCTCCGTTCTGGTCTCCAGGCCGCTCGAGATACTGGTGCGAAGACTGCTGCACGATTTATCGACGCGTCGTTCACCTACCAGATGAATGGAAATCGGCGACCGGACCAGGAGCCGTTCCACTACGTCGGAGATCGACTGTTCTGTCTCGGGAACGCCGCTGAGTGA